One window of Gloeothece citriformis PCC 7424 genomic DNA carries:
- a CDS encoding transposase: MSKKAQGSINRNRARLAVSKVHEKIARCREDFLHKLSRKLVNENQVLATHRHSLPRQCKSCDR; this comes from the coding sequence CTGTCTAAAAAAGCTCAAGGTTCTATCAACAGGAATAGAGCAAGATTAGCTGTCTCTAAAGTTCATGAAAAAATAGCAAGATGTCGTGAAGATTTTCTGCACAAACTAAGCCGTAAGTTAGTGAACGAGAACCAAGTTCTAGCGACGCATCGTCACAGCCTCCCGAGACAATGTAAATCGTGCGATAGGTGA